A stretch of DNA from Pseudochaenichthys georgianus unplaced genomic scaffold, fPseGeo1.2 scaffold_200_arrow_ctg1, whole genome shotgun sequence:
TGACACACCACAAGATGATACATAAAAAAACCCACAAATATCTTTCAAAGGATCAGATAGTTTCTTGcatccatttcaatgtttacaaggGTTGTGCAGGAGTATGACAAAAGTGCTGTTGTCAGTTTAGAACCCAATGTATTAAAAAACGGAAGAGGGTCGACATCCTTTTGTAAATATGACTGTCATGCATACATTATGTATTTAAAAGTAATTCTTCAACTGTCTTCTCACTGCAGCAACTAAACACATGTGTATGCACCATCATTAGTGATAGCCAGTCTGAGCCAGAAGACAAAATGGAGCAAACTGCAGAAGAAAGGTATTACTTGCTATTTTTAACACTTAATTGTTCTATTCTATACTGTAAATCGTATTACTAGCTTCATCAATTAATATTGCAATACATCACTTTGTCTTTCCCAGCACCTGTAAAGCCTGAGAGGCCCCTAATCCGGGGCCTGTGGGGTGTTtcttcacgaaactgtgtcttcgggtcttcttaatatttaaaaacctattcatGTCTCATACCcatttaacgggaagaaactcagctaaccaACCATTACGAACCATTTtcaccgaaacaaaacacaagtctcacaagaagcgtctaaatgagccccgagcgagaaaaatgctaacgcacttagcacagaactcaaggtaaAATACCCtcattacttatcgtaactgcacatacaagatatcagattcaagattccacagattgtataggtattagtatcatcacaagagcgatcagaactcgtgacagtggaagcaaacacagacatcacaacacgtagcaTTACGGAGCATTCACGGGAGATTGTctcaccttagctgttattctgatcaaaagtcgtgttcaatggcattaaagcGATAAAGACGCTGCTAAGGGTTAATCCGATGGGTCTGTGTCACTATGAAATgatactgataatccatcatgtCAAAACGggagatttcatattagctgctaatgatagccaccagagtgtatcgcagcttccggttccgGGGGATTTCTggtcactcattcaccaatgggtaatgtttagatggattttaggaactcccctcgattctattggctctagcggttaaaaagagatgtcaatcatcaaaatcgaccaagggggacCAGAGATAGtcaaatgcacccaaatgaacCCAGAAGTGGgtgtttttttctaaatctcgctaaaaaggtcacatttaaacttgttttgcatcaatcttgatacaggggtacttattatatgttatataaattcctaaagcttttagtctactattccatcattcaagggtggttttcacgataagtaattttttttggaaggacactataatttacattgttttactatgttcaatctgaattaacattaaaataaaaaaacctatattaattctgacacttctacatccaactcacaggggttattattgctttgagaaaaaagattatcaatttaccccttttagaagtgaacttatagtaatttgttctgggaatgtcattttgagcctgagacctgaaaacaggcttggggcttaacaggttaataccTTATTGTGTGCTGTAGTCCTTCACTGGGAACAAACCAGGACAAACACACTGAGTTAAAAAGtatatttttcattaaaatgaaaaaaagttcGAGTGACACATTTCATCCAGCAGTCAACGGCCCTAAAAAAAAGGACTATGTTTATAATGTGCCGAAAAACACAATGTGATGTGAGTCTGTTTCTAaggtctttttttatttttggtacattctgatcatttaaaataaaagaacaGAATCAAACTGAAACCATTGTGATTATTTTCTAGATACAATCATCATTGGTTCTTCTTTTAGACCAGAACAGACTGCTAACGCAACAGGAATTATCAAAACATCCCAATCAAAGTTTAAAGTCACAACATTTTATTAACCAAACAGATTATTCAAGAACCTACTCTGCagatggggtaggtaattttggagaaaccagctcgagtgcgctcgaTTTTGAAAATACCTTAGCCAgaagaaatctgctacttcctccaacacacacggacgcgcacatgaccaatgagggcacgagataagtgtgtgcacagatggaaggctgacaggcaggtaggccatccagttattttagccgggccggctaaaattattggtcgtgctttttacagtactactgcttccacagatgacatttctatatggattttttgtgaaagcacttcagatattcattgctatcgggatgttaagagcattccatggaatataacaaaaagtgtatctcgagccggttttctcaaacttacctaccccacctttaatgaacaATGAAATGAAATTCCTTCAATGCAGCTTAACGAGGCTAGCAGTTTAATCCTGAACATATACTATTTTATAAAAGGAATAACAAGACTATTAGAAAACCATGGTTGAACAATGATTTGAATTACATCGGgagaaacagcatctctgtggcCTTGTTTTGGCATAGTGTGAACGCTGGTTAGAACAGAAACATGTTTTAGTTAGATTTAGGAAAATACACGATGGGTTAGGGAGATAACAGcatctcttcacaccagtacggtttctctccagtgtgaACACGTTGATGTGTTTTGTAGGCACCTGATCTCGTGAACTTTAGTCCACACTCTTtacagctgtacggtttctctcctgtgtgaatacgatGATGCGTTTTGAGATTACTTGATTGAGTGAACGTttgcccacactcttcacagctgtatggtttctctcctgtgtgaatacgttgatgtcttTTCAGAGCACCTGATCTTGTGAACGCTTGACCACACTCTTCACATCTgtatggtttttctccagtgtgaatatggAGATGGATTGTGAGTTCACCTGATCTAGTAAACCTTTGCCCACACTCtgcacagctgtacggtttatatcccgtgtgaatacgttgatgtattttgagatcacctgatctagtgaaaggtctcccacactcttcacagctgtacggtttttctccagtgagattacgttgatgtgttttgaggtgTGTTTTGAGATGTGATCCAGTGAATATTTCCCCACACTCTTTACAGCTGAACggtttctctccagtgtgaatacgttgatgtcttTTGAGATGAGGTGATCGAGTgaatgttttcccacactcttcacagctgtacggtttttctcccgtgtgaatacgtagatgtgatttgagagcacctgatctAGTGAAcgctttcccacactcttcacagctgtacggtttttctcccaaGTGAATGCGGTGATGTCTTTTGAGATCACCTAATctagtgaaagttttcccacactcttcacaactgtacggtttttctccagtgtgaataagcAGGTGGCGCTTTAAATCTCCAGATGTTGTAAAGGATttgtcacattgctgacagctgtgacgTCTCTTTCTTCCTTTCGGTTTCTAAAACAGatagacagagaaagagagaatgtAAATCTCAAAAGCATGAATACagagttaacaaaataaaaactcaATTAATACTTAATTAATATACAGTAAACAAAATACTTGTACTGACTGTTTATTATATTTGATACAGTAATACGGCAACATTCTAATCACAGTATATATCAGAGgtgggggactcgagtcacatgacttgactcgagtcgcatatttttagaccggattggcaaaacaggagtcTGTGAACTAGTCTGCCTTgatccatcaatcaatcaatgtttatttatatagcccaatatcacaaatgttacatttgtctcagtggacttcacagtttgtacagaatatcagtatgacaatacgacaccctctgtccttagaccctcacatcgtacagggAAAAAcatccggagaaaacccacagtttaaaggggaaaatgggagaaacctcagggagagcaacagaggagggatccctctcccaggacggacagacgtgcaatagatgccatgtgtacattgaaaagataatacatttacatacatacacaacataggtagtccaaatgtttggaaatgcatgtgtctataataagaagatgaatccacaaggatatccatccaggacttatgatccaggaccacagcaacaggcacagccacgactcaggatcccgccgtagatagacaccaaaaataaaatgtggggaagctgggttatttgGAAcatgagtacacaggtacagacagagagaaggaagacgtaacctgtcccccgacaaactaagcctatagcagcaaaactaggggctgaatataatcagccctaactataagctttatcaaaaaggaaggtcttaagcgcactcttaaaaacggatagggtgtctgccgcccgaacacaaactggaagctgatttcaCAAATGTGGagattgataagaaaaggctctggggctcccattgtacttttagagactcgaggaacaaccaacaaccctgcattcttggaacgcaatgccctagttggacagtagggtataatcaGTTCTTTAAAaggtgacctatcatgcaaaatgcacttttgtacgtcttttatacatgaatatgtgtcccccgtcagctggaaaaaatctgccgCTTCCTTAcaaagcccctcctccaacacacacaaacgcacacatgaccaatcagggcacaagataagttgttgcacagatggaaggctgacaggcaggtaggccaaccaGTTATTtttgattggtcgtgctttttacagtactacggctccCACAGACGaacatttttttaatggattttttgtcaaagcacttaagatattcattgcaatCGGgatgttaacctgttaagccctgagcctgtttttcaggtctcaggctcgaaaaagacatttccagaacaaatgaccataactacacttctaaaaagggctaaattaataatctcttttctcaaagtaatgataaacctgtgagttggatgtagagaagtcagaatcaatatagatgttttttattttaaagaaaattcagattgaacattattttgtacttatagtgaaaactactcTTGGatgatggtagactaaaagctttaggaatccaaagtacaacatataataagtaccctgtatcaagattgatgcaaaacaagtaacatttgacctttttagagaggtttagcaaaataaACTCCACCTCTTGGGTGATCtgggtggaaatgggcgttttttccgtttctctggaacccattggtcgattttggtgattgacatctctttgaccgttagagccaatagaattgaAGGGGAGTTTTCACATCGACACCAACGTTAACACAAAAAAGTGGGGGCTTTGCGCATGTAGTTTTGCATGAGAGTGAAGCTATCTCTCACTCTGACATCAGGAAACGGAAAAGAAGGGTTTATTGcctatggattatcagaaataatttcaaagggacacagacacattggattgacctatggattaacttcagcagcgtttttattgttgtaatgccattgaagaccagttttgaccTGACAACGAcacaggtaagccatgttagcgtttttagctacctagcgccacatgttttgatgtctgtttttgtttataaagtcgcGAGTTCTTATCATAGAGTGATATGTGTATGTACCAAACGATTCTGTGTCTTCTCACAATGCAAATcgatgggttggatgtgcagaACATATAAATAAGGGTtttatgagtgagtttctgtgcagtaatctgttagcatttttcgctcttgctaattcagaggctcagcgtcagcattgtgtttttaaaaaaaaaattaaaaaaaaatgtgttggatgagtttcttcccattacatggatataaaacattcatacactgaacaaaaatataaatgcaacacttttgtttttgctcccattttacatgagatgaactttttctatatacacaaaataaccatttctttcaaatattgttcacaaatctgaaaatatctgtgatagtgagcacttctttgccgagataatccatcccacctcacaggtgtggcatatcaagatgctgattagacagcatgattattgcacaggtgtgccttaggctggccacaataaaaggccactctaaaatgttcagttttatcacacagcacaatgccacagatgtcgcaagttttgagggagcgtgcaattggcatgctgacagcaggaatgtccacttgagctgttgcccgtgaattgaatgttcatttctctaccataagccgtctccaaaggcgtttcagagaatttggcagtacatccaaccggcctcacaaccgcagaccacgtgtaaccacaccagcccaggacctccacatccagcatgttcacctccaagatcgtctgagaccagccactctgacagctgctgcaacaatcggtttgcataaccaaagaatttctgcacaaactgtcagaaaccgtctcagggaagctcatctgcatgctcgtcgtccttatcggggtctcgacctgactccggttcgtcgtcgtaaccgacttgagtgggcaaatgctcacattcgatggcgtctggcacgttggagaggtgttctcttcacggatgaatcccggttttcactgttcagggcagatggcagatggcagacagcgtgtgtggtgtcgtgtgggtgagcggttttctgatgtcaatgttgtgaatcgagtgacccatggtggtggtggggttatggtatgggcaggcgtatgttatggacgacgaacacaggtgcattttattgatggcattgttaatgcacagagataccgtgacgagatcctgaggcccattgttgtgccattcatccacgaccatcacctcatgttgcagcatgataatgcacggccccatgttgcaaggatctgtacacaattcctggaggctgaaaacatcccagttcttgcatggccagcatactcaccggacatgtcacccattgagcatgtttgggatgctctggatcggcgtatacgacagcgtgttccagttcctgccaatatccagcaacttcgcacagccattgaagaggagtggaccaacattccacaggccacaatcaacaacctatgcgaaggagatgtgttgcactgcgtgaggcaaatggtggtcacaccagatactaaCTGGTTTTTGGACCCCCCCCAGACCCggccaataaagcaaaactgcacgtttcagagtggccttttattgtggcctgcctaaggcacacctgtgcaataatcatgccgtctaatcagcatcttgatatgccacacctgtgaggtgggatggattatctcggcaaaggagaagtgctcactatcacagattttttcagatttgtgaataaTATTTGAGAgatatggttattttgtgtatatagaaaatgttttagatcttgaGTTCAAgatgagttcatctcatgaaaaatgcgagcaaaaacaaaagtgttgcatttatatttttgttcagtgtagtttattaaatattaagatgccctcagaaACTGTTTCCTCAGATGGCGCGTTTTTCCCCACGGTATCGGGGGTGCGGTGTAGAAGaggttaagagcattccatggaatataacaaaaagtgccggtttctcaaacgtacctaccccacctttaaaagtatgtgttttcTTAATAAATGTTTATATGGACTGGCCCCCctcccttaggggaattcatccacaaaaaacacactggatgctgcactaggtcagaaaccagaggagactgagTTCCACCGTAGACGggccacttttggacaaaatatcctctccattaaaggtagctcattgtggaatagcctcccaactgagatacaggattgtcccactctcaatagttttaattataatcattactgtgcattgtccctgccaaataaacgattaaaaatacaaaaaatatgatgaagtgcacactgacctgagctccagggGTCTTTTTGTTCTCCTCCATGCTACTGTCAGTGCTCCTTCTCCGGCTGTGTCTCTGAAATAATCAACACAACTACagctgacacaaaacaagacaACTCAATACAACCGACGGACACAACATAACAAATCTACAGCTACGTCTTAGGTTaatagcattacattacatttagctgacgcttttatccaaagcgacttacaataagtacattcgacc
This window harbors:
- the LOC117441809 gene encoding zinc finger protein 420-like, which codes for MEENKKTPGAQRHSRRRSTDSSMEENKKTPGAQKPKGRKRRHSCQQCDKSFTTSGDLKRHLLIHTGEKPYSCEECGKTFTRLGDLKRHHRIHLGEKPYSCEECGKAFTRSGALKSHLRIHTGEKPYSCEECGKTFTRSPHLKRHQRIHTGEKPFSCKECGEIFTGSHLKTHLKTHQRNLTGEKPYSCEECGRPFTRSGDLKIHQRIHTGYKPYSCAECGQRFTRSGELTIHLHIHTGEKPYRCEECGQAFTRSGALKRHQRIHTGEKPYSCEECGQTFTQSSNLKTHHRIHTGEKPYSCKECGLKFTRSGAYKTHQRVHTGEKPYCCQQCDESFTRSGNLMRHLRIHTGEKPYSCEECGKTFTRSGDLKIHQCIHTGDKPYSCEQCRKTFTTSGELKTHHRIHTGEKPYWCEECGKTFTGSGHLKTHQRIHTGEKPYSCETCGKIFTTSGNLQTHQRIHTGEKPYSCEECGKTFTRSADLKTHQRIHTGEKPYSCEWCGKMFTTSGALKTHQRIHTGEKPYSCEECGLTFKASGTLKTHQRVHTGEKPYWCEEMLFSPLTHHVFS